The following are encoded together in the Bacillus sp. V2I10 genome:
- the nhaC gene encoding Na+/H+ antiporter NhaC, which yields MNHSKIVPFGTAVMIFLSMIVIIFISLFYLKTEPHLPLMLCLVLLSGVAFIYRYSWKEIEAGLVKGIQNGVQPIIILALIGILIGAWMFSGTIPTVMISALNLIDPGSLLILTLICCTIISSLVGSSFTTVSTVGVALMGVAIAAGVPVEWAAGAVICGACFGDKMSPMSDTTNFASGVAAVNIFTHIRHMAKTTIPAFLITAFLFWYLGTTLTINAATLENIQEIISVMQQHVQISLLTLVSPLIVIALAITRVPVIPALAAGIATAGATGILLQDGASFAQFLNVLQNGTAFDIKQETVQKMLNRGGLQSMMWSISLIMIAFALGGLMDTMQLIQTLLKGLIMRIKEKGQLILATVSSAIGVNLVTGEQYLSILIPGQSFKDAYEKMNIDKKYLSRSLEDAGTLINPLIPWGVSGAFFAQTLGVDVIEYLPFAFFLYLSPILSILFGFLPGRKKPEKQLAA from the coding sequence ATGAATCATTCCAAAATCGTTCCATTTGGAACTGCAGTCATGATTTTTCTATCTATGATTGTCATCATTTTTATCAGTCTATTTTACTTAAAAACAGAACCGCACTTGCCGCTGATGCTGTGTCTCGTTTTATTAAGCGGAGTTGCCTTCATTTATAGATATTCATGGAAAGAGATTGAAGCCGGTTTAGTAAAAGGAATCCAAAATGGCGTTCAGCCAATAATTATCCTTGCCTTAATAGGGATTCTGATCGGTGCCTGGATGTTTAGCGGCACCATTCCTACTGTGATGATATCTGCATTGAATCTCATCGATCCAGGTTCCCTGCTCATTCTTACACTTATTTGCTGTACAATTATTTCTTCTTTAGTAGGGAGCAGTTTCACAACAGTGAGTACAGTGGGGGTTGCTCTCATGGGAGTTGCGATTGCAGCTGGAGTTCCGGTCGAGTGGGCAGCAGGAGCTGTAATATGCGGGGCATGTTTTGGCGATAAGATGTCTCCGATGTCTGATACGACGAACTTTGCATCAGGTGTAGCAGCCGTCAATATTTTCACTCACATTCGGCATATGGCGAAAACAACCATCCCAGCCTTTTTAATTACGGCATTCCTTTTTTGGTACTTAGGGACGACTTTAACGATAAACGCTGCAACACTTGAAAATATTCAGGAGATTATCTCTGTCATGCAACAGCATGTCCAAATTAGTCTATTGACTTTAGTATCTCCCCTGATCGTAATTGCCCTTGCCATCACAAGAGTTCCCGTGATCCCCGCTCTTGCTGCAGGGATTGCGACTGCAGGAGCAACAGGAATCCTGCTTCAGGACGGCGCTTCTTTTGCTCAATTTTTGAATGTCCTGCAAAATGGCACAGCGTTTGACATTAAACAAGAAACGGTTCAGAAAATGCTGAATCGCGGCGGACTTCAGTCCATGATGTGGTCAATCTCATTAATCATGATCGCCTTTGCTTTAGGAGGATTAATGGATACGATGCAGCTGATTCAAACACTTTTAAAAGGACTGATTATGCGGATCAAAGAGAAAGGTCAGCTTATCCTTGCAACAGTTTCTTCTGCGATAGGGGTAAATTTAGTGACAGGCGAGCAGTACCTTTCCATTTTAATTCCCGGTCAATCGTTCAAAGATGCTTATGAAAAAATGAACATTGATAAGAAATATTTATCAAGATCTCTGGAAGATGCCGGTACACTCATCAATCCATTAATTCCATGGGGAGTAAGCGGAGCATTTTTCGCGCAAACACTTGGAGTTGATGTCATAGAGTACCTTCCATTCGCTTTCTTCCTATACTTGT